The genomic segment TTTTGGCCGAGACCTGACTGCAAAACGTTGCCAAATATCACTTGGTTGATTTCCCGGGAGTGAGATGTGCCCTCTGGATCGCTTCTTTCACTGTGATCGCGCCCAAATCTACGGCGGACACCTCTCTTAAACTGCCGCCAAAATCGCCAATTGGCGTCCTAACTGCACTCGTGATCACTACTTCTTCCATAATGAATATCCGCTCCTTATATAAATTGCCAAGGCATGGTTTTATGATTTAACTCTATCTATTCGTTTCCTGTTTTACTTCACTAATTATCGTATTAATCTTACACTGATCAATTAATTTAAATCAATGAATATCATTTGAATTAATAGTATGATAAAGTTGATATCTTTTTTCCTGTTGGGAAAAGAGAATAGAAGAAAAGGAGTGCCTTAACTTGGAAATTGGAATAGATAAAATGGGTTTTTATACACCACATATGTATGTGGATATGAATAAATTAGCAGTTGCCAGAAATGATGAACCTGAGAAATACACGATTGGGATCGGCCAGGAAAAAATGGCCGTTCCGCCGATTACCCAGGATGCTGTCACTTTGGCTGCAAATGCCGCAATGGAAATTTTAGATGAAGCGGATAAGGAAAAAATAGATTTAGTTATTTTTGCGACGGAATCAGGCGTCGACCACTCCAAAGCCGCCGCTATTTATGCCCATCATTTGCTGCGCCTGAATCCCAGAGCACGTGCTATTGAGGTAAAAGAAGCCTGCTACGGGGCAACTGCCGGAATTCAGTTGGCAAAAGGGCACATCAGCCTGCATCCGGACCGGAAAGTTTTAGTACTCGGCTCGGATATTTCAAGATACGGCCTCCATACACCGGGAGAAGTGACCCAGGGAGCCGGTGCTGTTGCGATTTTGATGAGTGCTAATCCTCGGGTGATGGTCCTTGGAAAGGAAAGTGCCTATCACACGGAAGACATCATGGATTTTTGGCGGCCGCTGTACTCTAAAACAGCTCTTGTGCAAGGAAAGTATTCTGTTGAAAAATATAACAGTTTTTTCAAAACGGTGTGGGAAGATTATAAGAAAAAAACAGGGCTTACATTAAAGGATTTTGCGGCCATTTGCTTCCATCTTCCTTATACAAAACAAGGTTTGAAAGCTTTAAGGTTAGTGATTGATGAGGGGACTGCGGCAGATAAAGAACGGCTCCTGGCCCATTTTGAAGTCAGCAAACAGTATAATAAAATTGTCGGAAACATTTATACAGGCGCGCTGTACTTAAGCCTGCTTTCTTTACTTGAATTAAATACCGATATTGAAGACGGAGCGCGGATCGGATTATACAGCTACGGTTCAGGGGCTGTCGGGGAGTTCTTTTCCGGGATTCTTCAGCCAAACTATCGCGAATATTTACACGTCCGCCATCATAGGAAGATGTTGTCAGAACGCAATGAGGTTAGTGTACAAGAATACGAAGACTTGTTTAATCAAGAACTGCCTGCTG from the Sporolactobacillus sp. Y61 genome contains:
- a CDS encoding hydroxymethylglutaryl-CoA synthase → MEIGIDKMGFYTPHMYVDMNKLAVARNDEPEKYTIGIGQEKMAVPPITQDAVTLAANAAMEILDEADKEKIDLVIFATESGVDHSKAAAIYAHHLLRLNPRARAIEVKEACYGATAGIQLAKGHISLHPDRKVLVLGSDISRYGLHTPGEVTQGAGAVAILMSANPRVMVLGKESAYHTEDIMDFWRPLYSKTALVQGKYSVEKYNSFFKTVWEDYKKKTGLTLKDFAAICFHLPYTKQGLKALRLVIDEGTAADKERLLAHFEVSKQYNKIVGNIYTGALYLSLLSLLELNTDIEDGARIGLYSYGSGAVGEFFSGILQPNYREYLHVRHHRKMLSERNEVSVQEYEDLFNQELPADGSDIDLPVENDPAPVLLSGIKDHMRMYINKDQS